The region GGCTTTTGAAAGGAAAAATAGATGACCAAATTACTTGTAGGATTAGGAAATCCAGGGGATAAATATTTTGAAACAAAACACAATGTTGGTTTTATGTTGATTGACCAACTAGCGAAGAAACAGAATCTCACTTTTACACACGATAAGATATTTCAAGCTGATCTAGCATCTTTTTTCCTCAATGGTGAAAAAATTTATCTTGTGAAACCAACGACATTTATGAATGAAAGCGGGAAAGCTGTTCATGCTTTATTGACTTACTATGGTTTGGATATTGAAGATTTACTCATCATTTACGATGATCTTGACATGGAAGTTGGAAAGATTCGTTTAAGAGCAAAGGGCTCAGCAGGTGGACATAATGGTATCAAGTCTATTATTCAACATATTGGAACCCAGGCTTTTAATCGTGTTAAAATTGGAATTGGAAGACCTAAAAATGGCATGTCAGTTGTTAACCATGTTTTGAGTACCTTTGACAAGGATGATTATATTGGTATTTTACAGTCTATTGACAAGGTTGACGATGCTGTAAATCACTATTTACAAGAGAAAAATTTTGAAAAAACGATGCAGAGGTATAACGGATAAATGTTGACCTTATTAGATTTATTCTCAGAAAATGATCAGATAAAAAAATGGCATCAAAATCTGACAGATAAGAAAAGACAATTAATGTTAGGTTTGTCAACTTCTACAAAAGCTTTAGCAATCGCTAGTAGTTTGAAGAAAGAAGATAAGATTGTGTTACTGACATCAACATATGGAGAGGCAGAAGGGCTTATTAGTGATCTTATTTCTATCTTAGGTGAGGAATTGGTCTATCCATTTTTGGTGGATGATTTCCCTATGGTTGAGTTTTTGATGTCTTCACAAGAAAAAATCATTTCACGGGTTGAAGCCTTGCGTTTTTTGACTGATCCGTTTAAGAAAGGGATTTTAGTTTGTAATATTGCAGCAAGTAGATTGATTTTACCCTCTCCGACTGGATTTAAAGAAAGCATTATAAAAATTGCAGTTGGTGAAGAATATGACCAAAACGCGCTCATCTATCATTTAAAAGAAATCGGCTATCGAAAAGTTACTCAAGTACAGACCCAAGGAGAATTTAGTCTGCGAGGAGATATTTTAGATATTTTTGAAATATCTCAGTTAGAACCTTGCCGAATTGAGTTTTTTGGTGATGAAGTAGATGGAATTCGTACTTTTGAAGTCGAAACACAATTATCGAAAGAAAATCAGACAGAACTCACCATCTTTCCAGCTAGCGACATACTTTTGAAAGAAAAGGATTATCAACGAGGTCAGTCAGCTTTAGAAAAAAAAATTTCAAAAACTCTATCGCCGATTCTGAAATCCTACATAGAAGAAATTCTTTCAAGTTTTCATCAAAAACAAATGCATTCAGATTCTCGGAAATTTTTATCTTTGTGTTATGAGAAATCATGGACTGTATTTGATTATATTGAAAAAGATACACCAATATTCTTTGATGATTACCAGAAATTGATGAATCAGTATGAAGCATTTGAAAGAGAATTAGCGCAATACTTTACAGAAGATTTACAGAATGGTAAATCATTTTCTGAGATGCAGTATTTTGCAGATACAGAGCAAAACTATAAAAAACAAAGTCCAGTTACCTTTTTCTCCAATCTGCAAAAGGGCTTAGGAAATCTCAAGTTTGATCACATTTATCAATTTAATCAATACCCCATGCAAGAGTTTTTCAATCAGTTTTCTTTTCTAAAAGAAGAAATTGAACGATACAAAAAAATGGACTACACTATTATTCTGCAATCTAGCAATTCAATGGGAAGTAAAACATTGGAGGATGTTTTAGAGGAATACCAGATTAAATTGGACTCTAGAGATAAGTCAAGTATCTGTAAAGAATCTGTAAACTTAATCGAGGGCAATCTCAGACATGGTTTTCATTTTGTAGATGAAAAAATTCTGGTGATTACTGAACATGAGATTTTTCAAAAGAAATTAAAACGTCGTTTTCGAAGACAACATGTTTCAAATGCAGAGAGATTAAAAGATTATAATGAACTTGAGAAAGGGGACTACGTTGTTCACCATATCCATGGAATTGGTCAATATCTAGGGATTGAAACAATTGAAATCAAAGGGATACACCGCGATTATGTCAGTGTCCAATACCAAAATGGTGATCAAATCTCTATCCCAGTAGAACAGATTCATCTACTTTCCAAATACGTTTCAAGTGACGGGAAAGCTCCTAAACTCAATAAGTTAAATGATGGTCATTTTAAAAAGGCTAAGCAAAAAGTTAAGAATCAGGTAGAGGATATAGCTGACGATTTAATCAAACTCTATTCTGAGCGTAGTCAGTTGAAGGGCTTTGCTTTCTCAGCTGATGATGAAGAGCAAGATGCTTTTGATGATGCTTTTTCTTATGTTGAAACGGATGATCAACTTCGTAGTATCGAGGAAATCAAGAGAGATA is a window of Streptococcus mitis DNA encoding:
- the mfd gene encoding transcription-repair coupling factor → MLTLLDLFSENDQIKKWHQNLTDKKRQLMLGLSTSTKALAIASSLKKEDKIVLLTSTYGEAEGLISDLISILGEELVYPFLVDDFPMVEFLMSSQEKIISRVEALRFLTDPFKKGILVCNIAASRLILPSPTGFKESIIKIAVGEEYDQNALIYHLKEIGYRKVTQVQTQGEFSLRGDILDIFEISQLEPCRIEFFGDEVDGIRTFEVETQLSKENQTELTIFPASDILLKEKDYQRGQSALEKKISKTLSPILKSYIEEILSSFHQKQMHSDSRKFLSLCYEKSWTVFDYIEKDTPIFFDDYQKLMNQYEAFERELAQYFTEDLQNGKSFSEMQYFADTEQNYKKQSPVTFFSNLQKGLGNLKFDHIYQFNQYPMQEFFNQFSFLKEEIERYKKMDYTIILQSSNSMGSKTLEDVLEEYQIKLDSRDKSSICKESVNLIEGNLRHGFHFVDEKILVITEHEIFQKKLKRRFRRQHVSNAERLKDYNELEKGDYVVHHIHGIGQYLGIETIEIKGIHRDYVSVQYQNGDQISIPVEQIHLLSKYVSSDGKAPKLNKLNDGHFKKAKQKVKNQVEDIADDLIKLYSERSQLKGFAFSADDEEQDAFDDAFSYVETDDQLRSIEEIKRDMQDSQPMDRLLVGDVGFGKTEVAMRAAFKAVNDNKQVVVLVPTTVLAQQHYTNFKERFQNFAVNIDVLSRFRSKKEQTETLEKLKNGQVDILIGTHRVLSKDVVFADLGLMIIDEEQRFGVKHKETLKELKKQVDVLTLTATPIPRTLHMSMLGIRDLSVIETPPTNRYPVQTYVLEKNDSVIRDSVLREMERGGQVYYLYNKVDTIDQKVSELQELIPEASIGYVHGQMSEIQLENTLLDFIEGQYDILVTTTIIETGVDIPNANTLFIENADHMGLSTLYQLRGRVGRSNRIAYAYLMYRPEKSISEVSEKRLEAIKGFTELGSGFKIAMRDLSIRGAGNLLGKSQSGFIDSVGFELYSQLLEEAIAKRHGNVNTRTKGNSELILQIDAYLPDTYISDQRHKIEIYKKIRQIDNRVNYEELQEELMDRFGEYPDVVAYLLEIGLVKSYLDKVFVQRVERKENKITVQFEKVTQRLFLAQDYFKALSATNLKAAIAENKGLMEVVFDVRNKKDYEILEGLLIFGESLLEIKVSKEGNSL
- the pth gene encoding aminoacyl-tRNA hydrolase; protein product: MTKLLVGLGNPGDKYFETKHNVGFMLIDQLAKKQNLTFTHDKIFQADLASFFLNGEKIYLVKPTTFMNESGKAVHALLTYYGLDIEDLLIIYDDLDMEVGKIRLRAKGSAGGHNGIKSIIQHIGTQAFNRVKIGIGRPKNGMSVVNHVLSTFDKDDYIGILQSIDKVDDAVNHYLQEKNFEKTMQRYNG